In the Bacillota bacterium genome, one interval contains:
- a CDS encoding sulfatase-like hydrolase/transferase encodes MPAAEPVKNAVLISWDGVQRDHLRELLDAGQLPNLKALIAEGTIVGIDVTHKADTKAGHAQMLTGYGPEVTGVYSNSVYQPIPKGYTIFERLEDAFGKDNIATIMITGKGGNLGSKGPTSEEPLIAELLWKQLEKKGVSRDQVLERLKKVFGDDKVRRAIISIITEAPSKVLKRLPSGFQGSLEGVKAKRGFAMQSNRGESFYNVKPAIDLFQGDKARLADEVGKLALDSLDQYGKGRFFAFFHFSDPDHAGHKYGENSRECSDAIIAADKWLGRIVEKLKGLGMYEETRIYVTSDHGFDEGKTTHSMALYVFLATNDPAIERRGDQRDIAPTILTCMGVDISEVNLPLPGRLLTDPEKPW; translated from the coding sequence GTGCCGGCTGCTGAGCCTGTCAAGAATGCCGTTCTTATCTCATGGGATGGGGTTCAAAGAGATCATCTACGTGAGCTGCTGGACGCAGGGCAGCTGCCTAACCTCAAAGCCCTCATAGCAGAGGGCACAATAGTGGGAATAGACGTAACCCACAAAGCCGATACCAAAGCTGGCCACGCGCAGATGCTCACAGGTTATGGTCCAGAAGTCACAGGCGTATACAGCAACTCTGTCTACCAGCCAATCCCTAAAGGATATACAATTTTCGAGCGGCTTGAAGATGCATTCGGGAAGGATAATATTGCAACGATCATGATTACTGGCAAGGGAGGAAACCTCGGTTCGAAAGGACCCACTTCAGAAGAACCCTTAATCGCGGAGCTTTTGTGGAAGCAGTTAGAGAAGAAGGGCGTGTCTCGGGATCAGGTATTGGAGAGACTTAAAAAGGTGTTCGGGGACGACAAGGTAAGGCGTGCCATAATCTCTATTATCACAGAAGCCCCTTCCAAAGTTCTGAAAAGGTTACCTTCAGGATTTCAAGGATCGCTCGAAGGCGTCAAGGCGAAGCGCGGTTTCGCTATGCAATCCAATCGAGGTGAGTCTTTCTACAACGTAAAACCAGCTATCGATCTCTTCCAGGGCGACAAGGCAAGGCTCGCTGATGAGGTAGGGAAACTTGCTCTGGATAGCCTGGATCAATATGGCAAAGGACGATTCTTTGCCTTCTTCCATTTCTCCGATCCAGATCATGCCGGCCACAAATATGGGGAGAATTCTCGCGAATGCTCAGATGCCATTATAGCAGCAGACAAATGGCTGGGACGGATAGTGGAAAAGCTGAAAGGACTGGGGATGTATGAGGAGACGCGCATTTACGTTACCTCAGATCACGGTTTTGATGAGGGGAAGACCACTCATTCTATGGCTCTCTATGTGTTCCTTGCGACGAATGACCCGGCGATTGAACGGAGGGGTGACCAGAGGGATATAGCGCCTACGATCCTCACCTGTATGGGAGTCGACATTTCCGAGGTTAATCTGCCACTTCCCGGGAGACTCCTGACAGATCCAGAAAAGCCCTGGTAG